Proteins co-encoded in one Nicotiana sylvestris chromosome 7, ASM39365v2, whole genome shotgun sequence genomic window:
- the LOC104237832 gene encoding ras-related protein RABA1f: MGAYRADDDYDYLFKVVLIGDSGVGKSNLLSRFSRNEFSLESKSTIGVEFATRSIRVEDKVVKAQIWDTAGQERYRAITSAYYRGAVGALLVYDVTRHVTFENVERWLKELRDHTDSNIVIMLVGNKADLRHLRAVSTEDAKAFAEMESTFFMETSALESMNVENAFTEVLTQIYRVVSRKALEAGDDQAALPKGQTISVGNKDDVSAVKKVGCCST; this comes from the exons ATGGGGGCATACAGAGCGGACGACGACTACGATTACTTGTTCAAGGTGGTTCTAATCGGTGATTCCGGTGTTGGTAAATCGAACCTTTTGTCCAGATTCAGTCGTAATGAGTTCAGCCTGGAGTCAAAGTCCACCATCGGCGTTGAGTTCGCAACTCGCAGCATTCGCGTCGAAGATAAGGTCGTTAAGGCTCAGATTTGGGACACCGCCGGCCAGGAAAG ATATCGTGCAATCACGAGTGCCTACTATCGAGGAGCTGTTGGTGCATTGCTGGTTTATGACGTCACTCGTCATGTGACTTTTGAGAATGTGGAAAGGTGGTTGAAGGAGCTCAGAGATCATACTGACTCAAACATTGTCATAATGCTTGTGGGGAATAAGGCAGATCTGCGTCACCTACGGGCTGTTTCCACTGAGGATGCCAAAGCATTTGCTGAGATGGAGAGTACTTTTTTCATGGAAACATCTGCTTTGGAGTCCATGAATGTGGAAAATGCCTTCACAGAAGTGCTCACTCAAATATACCGTGTCGTGAGCAGGAAAGCTCTTGAAGCAGGGGATGACCAGGCAGCATTGCCCAAGGGACAGACTATTAGTGTCGGAAATAAGGATGATGTTTCAGCAGTAAAGAAAGTTGGGTGTTGTTCTACTTAA